In Synechococcus sp. RS9909, one genomic interval encodes:
- a CDS encoding DUF3493 domain-containing protein: MNSPLGDQKGKGTLDPVLRQRLLQESRTPWRGLRRLLWLALFGSAGLGSAVMALRLSSGNDVPLGDLGIQLGALVLFAGLLWFDRSRLD; the protein is encoded by the coding sequence GTGAACAGTCCCTTGGGCGATCAGAAGGGCAAAGGCACACTGGACCCGGTGCTCCGGCAGCGCTTGCTCCAGGAATCACGCACTCCCTGGCGGGGGCTCCGTCGGCTCCTCTGGCTCGCCCTCTTCGGCTCCGCTGGTCTGGGGAGCGCTGTCATGGCCCTGCGCCTCAGCAGCGGCAACGACGTTCCGCTCGGAGATCTCGGCATCCAACTCGGGGCTCTTGTTCTCTTCGCCGGATTGCTCTGGTTCGACCGCTCCCGCCTCGACTGA
- the nusA gene encoding transcription termination factor NusA, which yields MALVLLPGLSNLIDDISEEKKLPPQVVEAALREALLKGYERYRRTLYLGISDDPFDEEYFSNFDVALDLEEEGYRVLASKIIVEEVESDDHQIALAEVMQVADDAQVGDTVVLDVTPEKEDFGRMAAATTKQVLAQKLRDQQRRMIQEEFADLEDPVLTARVIRFERQSVIMAVSSGLGRPEVEAELPRRDQLPNDNYRANATFKVFLKEVSEVPRRGPQLFVSRANAGLVVYLFENEVPEIQEGSVRIVAVAREANPPSRSVGPRTKVAVDSIEREVDPVGACIGARGSRIQQVVNELRGEKIDVIRWSADPGQYIANSLSPARVDVVRLVDPEGQHAHVLVPPDQLSLAIGREGQNVRLAARLTGWKIDIKNAAEYDQTAEDAVVAELISQRQEEEALQRQAEERLAAEQAARAEEDARLRELYPLPEDAEDYGEDETEAVAEEPADNVQADGENNEDGTR from the coding sequence ATGGCACTCGTTCTCCTTCCCGGCCTCAGCAACCTGATCGATGACATCAGCGAAGAAAAAAAACTGCCTCCCCAGGTGGTGGAAGCGGCTCTGCGGGAAGCCTTGCTCAAAGGCTATGAGCGATACCGCCGCACCCTGTATCTCGGGATTAGCGACGACCCCTTCGACGAGGAATACTTCAGCAATTTCGATGTCGCCCTCGATCTGGAGGAGGAGGGGTATCGGGTGCTCGCCAGCAAAATCATCGTGGAGGAGGTGGAAAGCGACGACCACCAGATCGCCCTTGCCGAAGTGATGCAAGTCGCCGATGACGCCCAGGTGGGCGACACCGTGGTGCTGGATGTCACACCGGAAAAGGAAGACTTCGGTCGCATGGCCGCTGCCACCACCAAACAGGTGCTGGCCCAGAAACTGCGCGATCAACAGCGCCGGATGATTCAGGAGGAATTCGCAGACCTGGAGGATCCCGTGCTCACGGCACGGGTGATTCGCTTCGAGCGCCAGTCGGTGATCATGGCGGTCAGCTCCGGGCTGGGACGACCGGAGGTGGAGGCTGAACTGCCGCGGCGCGATCAGCTGCCCAACGACAACTACCGGGCCAATGCCACCTTCAAGGTCTTCCTGAAGGAAGTGAGTGAAGTGCCACGCCGGGGTCCCCAACTGTTCGTCAGCCGGGCCAATGCGGGTCTGGTGGTGTACCTGTTTGAAAACGAAGTACCCGAGATTCAGGAAGGTTCCGTGCGGATCGTGGCTGTGGCACGGGAAGCCAATCCGCCCTCCCGATCTGTCGGGCCGCGCACGAAAGTGGCTGTCGACAGCATCGAACGGGAGGTGGATCCGGTGGGTGCCTGCATCGGCGCGCGGGGTTCGCGCATTCAGCAGGTGGTGAACGAGCTGCGGGGCGAGAAAATTGACGTGATCCGCTGGTCAGCCGACCCCGGGCAGTACATCGCCAATTCCCTCAGCCCGGCCCGCGTCGATGTGGTGCGTCTCGTCGACCCCGAAGGACAACACGCCCACGTGCTGGTGCCACCCGATCAGCTGAGCCTGGCGATCGGCCGCGAGGGCCAGAACGTGCGACTGGCAGCGCGATTGACCGGTTGGAAAATCGATATCAAGAACGCCGCCGAATACGACCAGACCGCGGAAGATGCGGTGGTGGCGGAATTGATCTCCCAGCGGCAGGAAGAGGAAGCCCTGCAGCGGCAAGCGGAGGAGCGACTCGCAGCGGAGCAGGCAGCCCGGGCCGAGGAGGATGCCCGTCTGCGGGAGCTCTATCCCCTGCCGGAAGACGCCGAAGATTATGGTGAAGACGAGACCGAGGCAGTGGCAGAGGAGCCTGCTGACAACGTCCAGGCCGATGGGGAAAACAACGAGGACGGAACCCGGTGA
- the infB gene encoding translation initiation factor IF-2 — translation MTSSGKVRIYELSKDLGLDNKDVLDAAEKLSIAAKSHSSSISDGEATKIRNLLRQGGQAAAAAPSKPTAGKAILSVRKAEAPSSRPTRPAEPAAASQPEGSRQPASPQKPAPQKPAPQKPVAQQPLPQKPVVRQPQAKPAAPAPAPARPAAASPKPQPPAPRPAAPSPRPVQAKGGGAGRPSAPAPVKRTAPAPQRPAKPELVGRPQSNKPAAGAPARPQGQRPGVSPRPVAPSAQNQRPAMPQRPGAPQRPGAPQRPGAPQRPTSPRGGARPNAGRPGQPRSGGGLELVGKPIRRDGPGGSGASGRDGNAGGRPSAPLRPGSPGGMRKPVAPGELMQLQKPSGRPGAPPPRRPDGTAVAPRGQGGEAGKAVPPVNRPNAPSPTAPPRRPGYRPGPGAGGQRRPGRPDWDDSAKLEALRSRSPQKQRQKVHIIGENDDALTAETGGYAGEQQAMVLSASLARPAKPRSQQKATPKPVAAMRKRRKETTRQRQRRRAMELRAAREAKQVRPEMLIIPEDNLTVQELADMLSVESSEIIKSLFFKGIIATVTQTLDMPTIETVAEEFGVPVLQDDVEEAAKKTVEMIEEEDLAHLIRRPPVVTVMGHVDHGKTSLLDAIRKARVAAGEAGGITQHIGAYQVEIEHSGEPRRITFLDTPGHEAFTAMRARGTKVTDVAVLVVAADDGVRPQTLEAISHARAAEVPIVVAINKIDKEGASPDRVKQELSDQNLLAEEWGGDVVMVPVSAIKGENIDKLLEMILLVTEVEDLQANPDRLAKGTVIEAHLDKAKGPVATLLIQNGTLRTGDVVAAGPVLGKVRAMVDDAGARLKAAGPSCAVEALGFSEVPTAGDEFEVYPDEKSARAVVGDRASDARATRLAQQMASRRVSLAAMSGQASEGELKELNLILKADVQGSVEAILGSLEQLPKDEVQVRVLLSAPGEITETDVDLAAASGAVIVGFNTSMASGAKRAADATGVDVRDYDVIYKLLEDIQMAMEGLLEPEMVEESLGEAEVRAVFTIGKSAVAGCYVTNGKLQRNCKVRVHRGKEIVFAGDLDSLRRNKDDVKEVATGFECGVGCDRFANWQEGDRIEGFKMVTQRRKLST, via the coding sequence ATGACCAGCAGCGGCAAAGTCAGAATTTATGAGCTGTCCAAGGACCTTGGCCTGGACAACAAGGACGTGCTTGATGCCGCTGAAAAGCTGTCCATTGCGGCCAAGAGCCACAGCAGCTCCATCAGCGACGGGGAGGCCACAAAGATCCGCAATCTGTTGAGGCAGGGTGGCCAGGCCGCTGCAGCTGCTCCGAGCAAGCCCACTGCCGGCAAAGCCATCCTCTCCGTGCGCAAGGCGGAGGCTCCCTCCTCCCGGCCAACCCGACCGGCCGAGCCAGCCGCAGCGAGTCAACCGGAGGGCTCACGCCAACCGGCGTCACCTCAGAAGCCTGCACCGCAAAAACCCGCTCCCCAGAAGCCTGTCGCCCAGCAACCGCTGCCCCAAAAGCCTGTGGTCCGCCAGCCCCAGGCCAAACCGGCAGCTCCAGCGCCTGCGCCGGCCCGTCCGGCTGCTGCCAGTCCGAAGCCCCAGCCACCCGCCCCACGTCCGGCCGCGCCCAGCCCAAGACCGGTGCAGGCCAAAGGCGGCGGCGCCGGTCGACCGAGTGCGCCAGCACCGGTGAAACGCACCGCCCCGGCACCCCAGCGTCCTGCCAAACCAGAGCTGGTGGGTCGTCCCCAATCCAACAAGCCAGCGGCGGGCGCCCCGGCTCGCCCCCAGGGGCAGCGCCCGGGTGTCAGCCCCCGGCCCGTGGCTCCTTCGGCCCAGAACCAGCGCCCAGCGATGCCCCAGAGGCCGGGAGCGCCGCAACGACCGGGTGCACCGCAACGGCCAGGGGCGCCGCAGCGGCCGACGTCCCCTCGCGGTGGCGCCCGCCCCAATGCCGGGCGACCGGGCCAACCCCGTTCCGGTGGTGGTCTGGAGCTGGTGGGCAAACCGATCCGCAGGGATGGCCCTGGCGGCAGCGGTGCTAGCGGCAGAGACGGCAATGCCGGCGGCCGTCCCTCGGCACCGCTGAGGCCCGGTTCCCCCGGTGGCATGCGGAAGCCCGTGGCTCCGGGCGAGCTCATGCAGCTGCAGAAACCGTCCGGTCGCCCTGGGGCACCACCACCGCGCCGTCCGGACGGCACTGCAGTCGCCCCCCGCGGCCAGGGAGGCGAGGCAGGCAAGGCCGTGCCGCCGGTGAACCGGCCGAATGCCCCCTCACCGACCGCACCTCCCCGTCGCCCTGGTTACCGCCCCGGCCCTGGAGCCGGCGGTCAACGTCGCCCCGGACGACCCGATTGGGATGACAGCGCCAAGTTGGAAGCGCTGCGCAGTCGCTCCCCCCAGAAACAGCGGCAAAAAGTGCACATCATCGGGGAAAACGATGATGCACTCACGGCCGAAACCGGTGGTTACGCCGGCGAGCAGCAGGCGATGGTGCTGTCGGCGAGCCTGGCCCGCCCTGCCAAACCACGCTCCCAGCAGAAGGCCACACCCAAACCGGTGGCCGCCATGCGCAAGCGCCGCAAGGAAACCACCCGTCAACGGCAACGGCGTCGGGCCATGGAACTGCGCGCCGCCCGCGAAGCCAAACAGGTGCGGCCGGAGATGCTGATCATTCCGGAAGACAACCTCACGGTGCAGGAACTGGCCGACATGCTCAGTGTCGAAAGTTCCGAAATCATCAAATCCCTCTTCTTTAAAGGCATCATCGCCACGGTCACCCAGACCCTCGACATGCCGACGATCGAGACGGTGGCGGAGGAATTCGGCGTGCCTGTACTTCAGGACGACGTCGAGGAAGCGGCCAAAAAGACTGTGGAGATGATCGAAGAGGAGGATCTGGCCCACCTGATCCGCAGGCCTCCCGTGGTCACGGTCATGGGACACGTCGACCACGGCAAGACCAGCCTCCTCGATGCGATCCGCAAAGCGCGCGTGGCGGCCGGCGAGGCCGGTGGCATCACCCAGCACATCGGTGCTTACCAGGTGGAGATCGAGCACAGCGGCGAACCACGCCGCATCACCTTCCTCGACACACCGGGCCACGAAGCCTTCACCGCCATGCGCGCCCGCGGCACCAAGGTGACCGACGTGGCCGTGCTGGTGGTGGCGGCCGATGACGGTGTCCGCCCCCAGACCCTGGAAGCGATCAGCCATGCCCGGGCCGCTGAGGTGCCGATCGTGGTGGCGATCAACAAGATCGACAAGGAAGGGGCCTCACCCGACCGGGTCAAACAGGAGCTCTCGGATCAGAACCTGCTCGCCGAGGAATGGGGTGGCGATGTGGTGATGGTGCCCGTGAGTGCGATCAAGGGCGAGAACATCGACAAACTGCTGGAGATGATCCTGCTGGTCACCGAGGTGGAAGACCTGCAGGCCAACCCCGACCGCCTGGCGAAGGGCACCGTGATCGAAGCCCACCTCGACAAGGCCAAGGGCCCTGTGGCCACATTGCTGATTCAGAACGGCACCCTGCGCACCGGCGACGTGGTGGCGGCGGGGCCTGTGCTCGGCAAAGTGCGCGCCATGGTCGATGATGCCGGTGCCCGTCTCAAGGCAGCCGGACCTTCCTGCGCGGTCGAAGCGCTCGGTTTCAGCGAAGTGCCTACGGCCGGCGATGAATTCGAGGTCTACCCCGATGAGAAATCCGCCCGGGCTGTGGTGGGTGATCGGGCTTCCGATGCCCGCGCCACCCGCCTGGCCCAGCAGATGGCCTCGCGCCGTGTGTCGTTGGCGGCCATGTCTGGCCAGGCCAGCGAAGGGGAGCTCAAGGAACTCAACCTCATCCTCAAAGCGGATGTTCAGGGCAGCGTGGAGGCGATCCTCGGCTCCCTCGAGCAATTGCCCAAGGACGAGGTGCAGGTGCGCGTGCTGCTCTCGGCACCGGGTGAGATCACCGAGACCGATGTGGATCTGGCCGCCGCCTCCGGTGCCGTGATCGTGGGCTTCAACACCTCGATGGCCTCGGGCGCCAAACGGGCCGCAGACGCCACCGGTGTGGACGTCCGCGACTACGACGTGATCTACAAGCTGCTGGAAGACATCCAGATGGCGATGGAAGGCCTGCTGGAGCCGGAAATGGTCGAGGAATCTCTTGGCGAAGCCGAGGTTCGGGCCGTGTTCACAATCGGCAAGAGTGCCGTGGCTGGTTGCTACGTCACCAACGGCAAGTTGCAACGCAACTGCAAAGTGCGGGTGCATCGCGGCAAGGAGATCGTGTTTGCGGGCGATCTCGACTCATTGCGTCGCAACAAGGACGACGTTAAGGAGGTGGCCACCGGCTTCGAGTGTGGTGTGGGCTGCGATCGCTTCGCGAACTGGCAGGAAGGCGACCGGATTGAGGGCTTCAAGATGGTGACCCAGCGCAGAAAGCTCAGCACCTGA
- a CDS encoding aspartoacylase encodes MVLPFACILGDAGHTGGDGMAGPRVLVVAGTHGNEVNAPWLLQQWERSAGLLESHGLDVVPVIGNPEAQRLGRRYVDRDLNRSFRPEWLEPDASAPRDQEIERARALLHRYGPGGSEACVLALDLHSTTAAMGSSLVVYGRRLPDLALAAALQARLGLPIYLHEGDPAQQGFLVERWPCGLVIEIGPVPQMVLSARIIEQTQLVLQAALHLIAAAWNGRMLTPERLVVHRHLGSLDLPRDPQGRADALIHPELQGRDWSPIRRGDPLFLTAAGDTISYSGPDGVVPVFINEAAYAEKAIALSVTSKEEWPLSPEAPGALQDLLIWAQRGEPL; translated from the coding sequence ATGGTGCTTCCTTTTGCCTGCATTCTCGGCGACGCTGGCCATACCGGAGGAGACGGAATGGCGGGGCCGCGGGTGTTGGTGGTGGCAGGGACCCATGGCAACGAGGTCAACGCCCCTTGGCTGCTGCAGCAGTGGGAGCGCTCTGCCGGCCTGCTGGAGTCGCACGGTTTGGATGTGGTGCCCGTGATCGGCAATCCGGAGGCCCAGCGCCTGGGTCGCCGTTACGTCGACCGCGATCTGAACCGGAGCTTCCGCCCCGAATGGCTGGAGCCGGATGCGTCTGCGCCTCGGGATCAGGAAATCGAGCGGGCCCGTGCCTTGCTGCATCGCTACGGCCCTGGAGGCTCTGAGGCCTGTGTTCTCGCCCTGGATCTGCACAGCACCACGGCGGCCATGGGTAGCTCGCTGGTGGTGTACGGCCGGCGTCTGCCGGATCTGGCTCTGGCCGCGGCTCTCCAAGCCAGGCTCGGCCTGCCGATTTACCTGCATGAGGGGGATCCCGCCCAACAGGGTTTCCTGGTGGAGCGTTGGCCCTGCGGTCTGGTGATTGAGATCGGTCCTGTGCCGCAGATGGTGTTATCGGCGCGCATCATTGAGCAGACCCAGCTGGTGCTTCAAGCCGCCCTCCACTTGATTGCTGCTGCCTGGAACGGGCGCATGCTCACCCCAGAGCGCTTGGTGGTGCACCGCCATCTCGGCAGTCTCGACCTGCCTCGTGATCCGCAGGGGCGCGCCGATGCCCTGATTCATCCTGAGCTGCAGGGGCGCGATTGGTCGCCAATACGTCGTGGTGACCCTCTGTTTCTAACGGCCGCCGGCGACACGATCAGCTATTCGGGGCCCGACGGTGTGGTGCCCGTGTTCATCAATGAGGCGGCCTATGCCGAAAAAGCGATTGCTCTCAGTGTCACCTCAAAAGAGGAATGGCCCCTGAGCCCGGAGGCGCCAGGGGCTTTGCAGGATCTGCTGATCTGGGCTCAGCGGGGGGAGCCGTTGTAG
- the psbA gene encoding photosystem II q(b) protein, with translation MTTTIQQRSGANGWQSFCEWVTSTNNRLYVGWFGVLMIPTLLAATTCFIVAFIAAPPVDIDGIREPVAGSLIYGNNIISGAVVPSSNAIGLHFYPIWEAASLDEWLYNGGPYQLVVFHFLIGIFCYMGREWELSYRLGMRPWICVAYSAPVAAASAVFLVYPFGQGSFSDGMPLGISGTFNFMLVFQAEHNILMHPFHMLGVAGVFGGSLFSAMHGSLVTSSLVRETTESESQNYGYKFGQEEETYNIVAAHGYFGRLIFQYASFNNSRSLHFFLAAWPVVGIWFTALGVSTMAFNLNGFNFNQSILDGQGRVLNTWADVLNRANLGMEVMHERNAHNFPLDLAAAESTPVALQAPAIG, from the coding sequence ATGACCACCACCATTCAGCAGCGCTCCGGCGCCAATGGCTGGCAGTCCTTCTGTGAGTGGGTCACCTCCACCAACAACCGCCTCTATGTGGGTTGGTTCGGTGTGCTGATGATCCCCACCCTGCTGGCTGCCACCACCTGCTTCATCGTTGCCTTCATCGCAGCGCCTCCCGTCGACATCGACGGCATCCGTGAGCCCGTCGCCGGCTCCCTGATCTACGGCAACAACATCATCTCCGGTGCTGTTGTGCCCTCCTCCAACGCCATCGGCCTGCACTTCTATCCCATCTGGGAAGCGGCCTCCCTCGATGAGTGGCTCTACAACGGCGGTCCTTACCAGCTGGTTGTGTTCCACTTCCTGATCGGCATCTTCTGCTACATGGGCCGCGAGTGGGAACTCTCCTACCGCCTCGGCATGCGCCCCTGGATCTGCGTTGCTTACAGCGCTCCTGTGGCTGCTGCCTCCGCCGTGTTCCTGGTGTACCCCTTCGGTCAGGGCTCCTTCTCCGACGGCATGCCCCTCGGCATCTCCGGCACCTTCAACTTCATGCTGGTGTTCCAGGCTGAGCACAACATCCTGATGCACCCCTTCCACATGCTGGGTGTGGCCGGTGTGTTCGGTGGTTCCCTGTTCTCCGCCATGCACGGTTCCCTGGTGACCTCCTCCCTGGTGCGTGAAACCACCGAGAGCGAGTCCCAGAACTACGGCTACAAGTTCGGCCAAGAGGAAGAGACCTACAACATCGTGGCTGCCCACGGTTACTTCGGTCGCCTGATCTTCCAATACGCCTCCTTCAACAACAGCCGCAGCCTTCACTTCTTCCTGGCTGCCTGGCCTGTGGTCGGCATCTGGTTCACTGCCCTGGGCGTCAGCACCATGGCCTTCAACCTGAACGGTTTCAACTTCAACCAGTCCATCCTTGATGGTCAGGGCCGCGTCCTGAACACCTGGGCTGATGTGCTGAACCGCGCCAACCTCGGCATGGAAGTGATGCACGAGCGCAACGCTCACAACTTCCCCCTCGACCTGGCTGCTGCTGAGTCCACCCCCGTGGCTCTGCAGGCTCCCGCCATCGGTTGA
- a CDS encoding DUF389 domain-containing protein, with product MRSSEPPRLDRLSRGNQRDAALNEAFVVLSIGASLIATLGLLANSADVVIGAMVVAPWIKPLRAGAFAVLLGDVPLLVRALRTLLLGAGTTLVLAALLGTVAGLPRFGSEVMARTSPNLLNLGIALVAGALATYANLSRDAVSSLAGTAIAVALVPPVCVMGLLLAHQQWALATGAGLLFATNLLGVLTGGVVLMAWKDPLLRQQLRRSHLSVANFALTGLLLIPLGTSFLGLLRNARRESTRETVQLTIETFLKRQTVTFGEGKEVELETLEIDWDPNPPVIRALVRVTDPTLPTFKQVSAVQDEINRRQLYRFQLVVQRTAVDVVGPEEAPNPSTVAEDSVLQSIPPTFPPLLSPPPLPAAPPEPQQNN from the coding sequence ATGCGCAGCAGTGAACCGCCCCGACTGGATCGTCTCAGCCGGGGGAATCAGCGTGATGCGGCCCTGAATGAGGCCTTTGTCGTCCTTTCCATCGGCGCCAGCCTGATTGCCACGCTGGGCCTTCTGGCCAACAGCGCCGATGTGGTGATCGGGGCCATGGTGGTGGCTCCCTGGATCAAACCCCTACGAGCCGGCGCCTTTGCGGTGCTGCTGGGCGACGTTCCGCTCCTGGTCCGAGCGCTACGGACCCTCCTGCTGGGCGCTGGCACCACCCTGGTGTTGGCCGCGCTTCTCGGCACGGTGGCCGGCCTGCCCCGGTTCGGCAGTGAGGTGATGGCGCGCACATCGCCCAACCTGCTCAATCTGGGGATTGCCCTGGTGGCCGGTGCGCTGGCCACTTACGCCAATCTCAGCAGGGATGCGGTGAGCTCCCTCGCGGGTACAGCGATCGCGGTGGCTCTTGTGCCTCCGGTGTGCGTGATGGGGCTGCTCCTGGCACATCAGCAATGGGCACTGGCGACCGGGGCTGGCTTGCTCTTTGCCACCAACCTGCTGGGTGTGCTCACCGGTGGCGTGGTCTTGATGGCCTGGAAGGATCCACTCCTGAGGCAACAACTACGTCGCAGTCACCTGAGCGTGGCCAACTTTGCCCTCACCGGCTTGCTCTTGATCCCCCTGGGAACCAGCTTCCTTGGGCTGCTGCGCAATGCCAGGCGGGAAAGCACCCGCGAAACGGTGCAACTCACGATCGAGACCTTTCTCAAACGCCAAACCGTGACCTTCGGCGAGGGCAAGGAAGTGGAGCTGGAGACACTGGAGATTGACTGGGATCCAAACCCGCCGGTCATTCGTGCGCTCGTACGGGTGACAGATCCGACTCTGCCAACTTTCAAACAGGTGTCGGCGGTTCAGGACGAAATCAACCGGCGTCAGCTCTATCGCTTCCAGCTGGTGGTGCAACGCACCGCGGTGGATGTGGTGGGCCCGGAAGAAGCACCCAATCCCAGCACGGTTGCTGAAGACAGCGTGTTGCAATCCATCCCACCAACGTTCCCACCGTTGCTTTCGCCGCCACCACTGCCGGCTGCACCGCCAGAGCCACAGCAGAACAATTGA
- the grrM gene encoding cyclophane-forming radical SAM/SPASM peptide maturase GrrM/OscB: MPHQVEQANLQTSDCGPIGLLVIQATSLCNLDCDYCYLPDRQKRHLFDLNKLPTLLQRIYESPYWGPELSILWHAGEPLTLPPSYYDEASRLLKLHTADLRAQGVRIEQHVQTNATLINREWCDCFQRNQIIVGVSLDGPEDIHDAHRRFRNQQGSHALTMQGIRTLQEQGVPFHAIAVITSAAMKEPERMYTFFRDHGIHQLGFNVEEQEGVHTHSSMQGRDREEQYRHFLTCFWNYNRRDGFPIHLREFDQILGLLQGEQRLTQNEMNRPYAILSVDASGAFSTFDPELLSVQTERYGLFNLGNIDTVSLEAATNAATFQTLWHDMRSGMQRCRDSCEYFGFCGGGNGSNKYWEHGTLNASETCACRFSSQIPVDVVVERLEAEG, translated from the coding sequence ATGCCTCACCAGGTCGAACAAGCCAACCTGCAGACGTCCGACTGCGGGCCGATCGGCCTCCTGGTGATCCAGGCCACATCACTCTGCAATCTCGACTGCGACTACTGCTATCTCCCGGATCGACAGAAACGCCATCTCTTCGATCTCAACAAGCTCCCCACGCTGCTGCAACGCATCTACGAAAGCCCCTATTGGGGGCCGGAGCTTTCGATTCTCTGGCACGCCGGTGAACCACTGACCCTCCCGCCCTCCTATTACGACGAAGCGTCACGACTTCTGAAGCTCCACACGGCTGATCTGCGAGCACAAGGGGTGAGGATCGAACAACATGTGCAAACCAATGCCACGCTGATCAATCGCGAGTGGTGCGACTGCTTTCAACGCAACCAGATCATCGTGGGGGTCAGCCTCGATGGTCCCGAGGACATTCACGACGCCCATCGTCGATTTCGCAATCAACAGGGCTCCCATGCCCTCACCATGCAAGGAATTCGCACACTTCAAGAGCAAGGCGTGCCCTTCCATGCCATTGCTGTGATCACCAGCGCCGCTATGAAGGAGCCGGAACGGATGTATACCTTCTTCCGCGATCATGGCATTCATCAGCTTGGCTTCAACGTGGAAGAGCAGGAGGGCGTCCACACCCATTCGTCCATGCAAGGGCGCGATCGAGAAGAGCAATACCGACACTTTCTGACCTGTTTCTGGAACTACAACCGTCGCGATGGATTTCCGATCCATCTGCGCGAGTTTGACCAGATTCTTGGTCTGCTTCAGGGAGAGCAACGTTTGACTCAGAATGAAATGAATCGGCCCTACGCCATCCTCAGCGTGGATGCATCGGGCGCTTTCTCAACCTTTGACCCTGAACTGCTGTCTGTTCAAACAGAACGCTATGGGCTGTTCAACCTCGGCAACATCGACACCGTCTCGCTTGAGGCGGCGACCAACGCTGCAACCTTTCAGACGTTGTGGCACGACATGCGCTCTGGCATGCAGCGTTGCCGTGACAGCTGCGAGTACTTCGGCTTCTGTGGAGGCGGCAATGGCAGCAACAAATACTGGGAGCACGGCACCCTGAACGCCAGCGAGACCTGTGCCTGCCGCTTTTCCAGCCAGATTCCGGTGGACGTGGTGGTGGAACGACTGGAGGCGGAAGGCTGA
- the rimP gene encoding ribosome maturation factor RimP yields MPHPLLPDLTAVAASTAQAHGFELADVQVMTHLQPMTLQIQIRRSNGDDVSLDDCARLSAPMGDAIDNAALPIEAYVLEISSPGIGDQLQTDRDFRTFRSYPIEVIYRDDEGGEQRQQGSLLERTDEHIHLNVRGRIKRISRQAVIAVQLTSPSG; encoded by the coding sequence TTGCCCCATCCACTTCTGCCGGATCTCACCGCCGTGGCAGCCTCCACGGCTCAGGCCCACGGTTTCGAGCTGGCCGATGTGCAAGTGATGACGCACCTGCAGCCGATGACGCTGCAGATTCAGATCCGCCGCTCCAACGGTGATGACGTCAGCCTGGATGACTGCGCCCGGCTGAGTGCTCCCATGGGCGACGCGATCGACAACGCCGCCCTGCCCATCGAGGCGTATGTTCTGGAAATCAGCAGCCCCGGCATCGGAGATCAGCTCCAGACCGATCGGGACTTCCGGACGTTTCGCAGCTATCCCATCGAAGTGATCTATCGCGATGACGAAGGCGGGGAGCAACGGCAGCAGGGTTCCCTGCTCGAACGCACCGATGAGCACATCCATCTGAATGTTCGGGGCCGCATCAAACGGATCTCCCGTCAGGCGGTGATCGCCGTCCAGCTCACCAGTCCGTCGGGCTGA
- a CDS encoding YlxR family protein: MKTPRPVLRRCVACRQLLDRRQLWRVIRDHRDGVLLDVGMGRSAYLCPKETCLEEARRRKRLQKALRCQVPDNVVEVLQERLSLHQGTAAEAR, from the coding sequence GTGAAGACTCCTCGCCCCGTCCTGCGTCGCTGCGTAGCCTGTCGTCAATTGCTGGATCGCCGCCAGCTCTGGCGCGTGATCCGCGACCACCGGGATGGGGTTCTCCTCGATGTTGGGATGGGCCGATCGGCTTATCTCTGTCCTAAGGAGACCTGTCTGGAGGAGGCGCGCCGACGCAAACGTTTGCAGAAGGCCCTGCGTTGCCAGGTGCCCGACAACGTTGTTGAGGTGCTGCAGGAGCGGCTCTCCCTTCATCAGGGCACAGCCGCTGAGGCAAGATGA